Part of the Kineococcus aurantiacus genome, CCTGCAAGGGGTTCGGCGCACTCGGGATACCGTGCGGTCGTGCCCACGCTCCGCGACGTCGCCCGCGCCGCGGCCGTGTCCACCACCACCGCCTCCGACGCGCTGTCCGGCCGCGGGCGCCTGCCCGAGGCCACCCGCCGCCGCGTCGCGGCCGTCGCCGCCGAGCTGGGGTACCGCCCGAACCTCACCGCCCGGAACCTGCGGCGCGGGCGCACCGGCGCCGTCGGGCTGCTCACCCCGCAGCACACCGCGGGCCTGGCCTACTACATGCAGCTGGCCATGGGCGCGGTCGAGGCCGCGCACGCCCAGGGCGTCGCCCTCACCCTGCTGCCGGCCGTCGAGGTCTCCCGCGGCGGGCTGCACGTCGACGGCGTCGTCGTCGCCGACCCCGCCCTGGACGACCCCGTCGTCCGGTCCCTGGCCGGCGCCGGCCTGCCCGTCGTCACGTGCGAACGGGACCCCACGCCGTCGGCCGAGCACGCCGGCCGCGTCGAGAGCGACCACGCCGCGGTGGTCACCGAGCTCCTGGACCACCTCGAGGCGGCCGGGGCCCGGCGCGTCGCCGTGCTCACCCCCGGGCAGGAGACCGCCTACGGCCAGGACGCGCACCGGGCCCACCAGCGCTGGTGCGCGCAGCGCTCGGTGCCCCCGCTGGCGGTCGAGGTCGGCCTCACCGCCCGGCCCGAACGCGTCCGGGAGGCCGTCACCGCGCTCCTCGACGCCCCGGAACCGCCCGACGCCCTGCTGGCCGTGCCCGACGGCAGCGCCGTCACCGCGCTGGAGACCGTCCGCGCGCGCGGGCTGCGGGTCCCCGAGGACCTGCTGTTCGCCGCCTACGCCGGCGGGCCCGCCATCGAGGCGCTGGACGTCACCGCGGTCGACCTGGCCCCCCGGCAGATGGGGCACCGGCTGGTGCAGCTGCTGCTGGACGTCCTCGACGGCCGCCGCCCCGCGGGGACGCGCGAGGACCTGCCGCTGCGGATCGTCCCGCGCGGCAGCACGGCGCGAGCGCCCCGGGGCGCCTGAGGCCCCCGGCACGGGGACGCGCCCACCGGCGCTCTACCGGCCCAGCCCGTCCACCAGGGCCGTGGCGTCCAGCAGCCCCAGGCGCGGGTCCGCCGCCCGCAGCGCCCTGACGAGTTCGGCCCTGCCCGCCGACGTCCCCGGGTCCAGCCGGTGCTGCTCGGCCAGCGCCCGGACGCGCGCGGGCGTCATCGCGCGCCGGGCCTCCTCGGCCTCCCGCCGCCGATGGGCCTCCCCGCCGCGCCGCGCCGCCGAACCGGGACCCACGGCCCGCAGCAGGCGCCGGGCGAACAGCGCGGTCACGACGACCGTGGCCGCCAGCCGCCACCAGTCCCGTTCCAGGGCGTCGCCGACGGAGAGCACGACACCCGCGACGGTCCCCAGCGCCCAGCCGGTGACCTCCAGGCGCCGGCCCCAGGTCCCGGACCGCGCGGGGGGTGTGCTCACCCGCCCAGGGTGCCAGCCCCCCGCACGGCGTCGGAGATCGACTTCACCCCGCCGTGCGCCGTGAGCCCGCCGTCGACGGGGATCTCGGCGCCGGTGATGAACGAGGCCCGGTCGCTGAGCA contains:
- a CDS encoding substrate-binding domain-containing protein, coding for MPTLRDVARAAAVSTTTASDALSGRGRLPEATRRRVAAVAAELGYRPNLTARNLRRGRTGAVGLLTPQHTAGLAYYMQLAMGAVEAAHAQGVALTLLPAVEVSRGGLHVDGVVVADPALDDPVVRSLAGAGLPVVTCERDPTPSAEHAGRVESDHAAVVTELLDHLEAAGARRVAVLTPGQETAYGQDAHRAHQRWCAQRSVPPLAVEVGLTARPERVREAVTALLDAPEPPDALLAVPDGSAVTALETVRARGLRVPEDLLFAAYAGGPAIEALDVTAVDLAPRQMGHRLVQLLLDVLDGRRPAGTREDLPLRIVPRGSTARAPRGA